A DNA window from Sus scrofa isolate TJ Tabasco breed Duroc unplaced genomic scaffold, Sscrofa11.1 Contig40, whole genome shotgun sequence contains the following coding sequences:
- the LOC100625266 gene encoding LOW QUALITY PROTEIN: olfactory receptor 140-like (The sequence of the model RefSeq protein was modified relative to this genomic sequence to represent the inferred CDS: deleted 1 base in 1 codon), with protein MPPNNVTEFILLGLTQDPHLKKMLFIVFLLIFLVTLLANLFIVITVFLSPTLSAPMYFFLTHLSFIDASFTSVTTPKITIDLLYQRTTISWGGCLSQLFLEHFLGGSEIIVLIAMAYDRYVAICKPLHYTTIMRPGLCHFLVVVAWIGGVIHATVQILFVLDLPFCGANVIDHFMCDFFSLLEIACTDTYWHGIVISANTGGMCLLIFFMLLISYVVILTSLKSHGSEGRHKAFSTCGSHFTVVVLFFFPCIFTHVRPVATYPVDKLVILFCGTFTPMLNPIIYTVRNTEVKNAMKTLLKRRVSETVLDS; from the exons ATGCCTCCAAACAATGTGACTGAATTCATTCTCTTGGGACTCACACAGGATCCACACTTGAAGAAAATgctattcattgtctttttgcttattttcctgGTTACCTTGCTGGCAAATCTCTTCATTGTCATTACCGTCTTCCTCAGCCCCACACTTTCAgctcccatgtacttctttctcactCATTTGTCCTTCATAGATGCCTCTTTCACCTCTGTCACTACCCCCAAAATTACCATTGACCTGCTGTACCAGAGGACAACCATCTCCTGGGGAGGCTGCCTGAGCCAGCTCTTTTTGGAACACTTCCTGGGAGGATCAGAGATCATTGTCCTCATTgccatggcttatgaccgctatgtggccatttgcAAGCCTCTGCACTATACAACCATCATGCGACCTGGGCTCTGCCATTTCCTGGTGGTAGTGGCCTGGATTGGAGGGGTAATACACGCTACTGTGCAGATTCTCTTTGTGCTTGACCTGCCCTTCTGTGGTGCCAATGTCATTGACCACTTCATGTGTGATTTCTTCTCACTGTTGGAAATTGCCTGCACTGACACCTACTGGCACGGAATAGTGATATCAGCTAACACTGGGGGCATGTGCTTGCTCATCTTTTTCATGCTTCTAATCTCCTATGTAGTCATTCTGACCTCCCTGAAATCCCATGGTTCTGAAGGAAGACACAAAGCCTTCTCTACATGTGGCTCCCACTTTACAGTAgtggtgctc ttttttttcccttgtatatTTACACACGTACGTCCTGTGGCCACCTATCCGGTGGACAAGTTGGTGATTTTGTTCTGTGGAACTTTCACTCCCATGTTAAATCCTATCATTTATACAGTGAGAAACACAgaggtgaaaaatgccatgaagaCTTTGTTGAAGAGGAGAGTAAGTGAGACTGTTCTTGATTCTTAG